In Campylobacter showae, the genomic stretch TACGCGCAGACGCTAACGACCGCGCTAAATGAGATCGATGCCGGCTATAAAAATCTGCAAAAAGACGAGGCGGTCTTGCGAAATTTAAACGAAAATTTGCGAAATCTAAGCTCTATCAGCGACATATATAAGCTCAAATACGACTACGGCAAAACCGAGCTAAAAAACTATCTGGAGGCGCAAAATTCGCTGCTTGAAGGCAAGATTAGTGCGCTAGCACAAAAGTATAAAATTTTGCAAGACGAAATCGGTATATATAAAGCGACAGCAGGAAAAGCGGAGTAAATTTGACTATGCCGCGCCTGATTTGCGGTTTTTTGGGGTGCGTTAAATTTGCAGCGAATTTGACGGCTAGTTAAATTTAGCTAGCTGCAAATGACCTGGCAAATTTACTCCCGCCGTTTGCCTAGAAAATAAAACAGCCCCGCTAGCGTCGCAAAAAGAGCAAGCATAGATCCGGCGACGATAGCAGTGCCGTTTTGAAAGCCGTTTAAAAACATCCCGTTCGTGTTCATCCCGAAAAATCCCGTGATCAAATTTAACGGTAAAAATAGCGCCGAAAGTAGCGTCAGGATATAGATATTTCGGTTTATTTTGTCGTTTTTTAGGCTTTGGATATGCGCGTAGATATCGTCTATCCTAGCGGCGTTTTCGCAGGCTGCGTTTTTTAGCACGCCAGCTTCATAGACGTAGTTTTTGAGCTGCTTTTTTAGCTCGGGCCTTTCGTTTTGACAGATCGCCAGAGCCTCGTAAAAGTGTGAAATTTTATTTTGAAATTTGCGTATTTCGTATTTTAAGACCGCGTGCTTTTTGATAAATTTAGTAAAATCCCTCTTGCCTGCGTAAATTTTCTCGTAGCTTTCAAGCTGGGCGGAGTGCTCGGCGATCTTGGCGCGAAACTCGCTCGTTATCTTTTTTACGACGCGGATAAACTCCTCCGCGCCGCTTTCGCTGCCGTCCCGGGCGTAAATTTTGTCGTCTTTAAAGATAAATTTATAGTTTTGTTCGCTACCGTCCGTGACGAGATAGATGTACTCGCACTCCTCGCCGTAATAGTACCCAGAGATATCGCGCTCGCTCACGGTTTTGCCTTATATGCTCGGCGCGTCTTTACCGCGTTTGGCGTAGAAATTTCGCCTAAATTTTTCAAATTCGCCCGCGATTATCGCCTCTCTCATTTGCTTCATCAAATTTAGATAATATTGCAAGTTATGTAGGCTTGCCAAACGGAAAAACGTCAGCTCGCCAGCACGGTATAGGTGGCTAAGGTATGCGCGAGAGTAGTTTTGGCACGCGTAGCAGTTGCACTGGGGATCTATCGGAGCGCGGTCGGTTGCAAATTTTGCAGACTTGATATTTATCTTACCGAAACTCGTAAATAGCGTGCCGTTGCGCGCGTTTCGCGTCGGCATAACGCAGTCAAACATATCCACGCCGCGAGCCGCGTTTTCTACAAGGTCTTCTGGAGTGCCTACGCCCATGAGATAGCGTGGGCGCGCCGCGTCGATGTAGGGCATCACGCCCTGCACGGTATCATACATCTCTTGGTTGCTTTCGCCTACGCTAAGGCCACCGATAGCAAGACCGTCAAACGGCATCTCGCACAGCGCTTCGGCGCAAAATTTACGCGCCGCCTCGTCCGTGCCGCCTTGGATTATGCCGAATATATTTTGCGTGAGCCCTTCGCCTTTACTTTGCTTAAATTTATGATAGTCTATCGCCTCGCGCGCCCATTTTATCGTGCGTTTTATACTTAGCTCCACGCGCTTTTTTTCGGCAGGAAGCGCGACTAGATCGTCTAAGATCATCATGATGTCGGAGTTTAGGTCGTACTGGGTATCTAGCACCGAGCGCGGCGTGAAATAGTGCGCGCTGCCGTCGATGTGGCTTTTAAATTTTATGCCGTTTTCGTCGGGCTTTGAGATCTTGCTCAGAGAAAATGCCTGAAAGCCGCCGCTATCTGTTAAAAACG encodes the following:
- a CDS encoding CorA family divalent cation transporter, which produces MSERDISGYYYGEECEYIYLVTDGSEQNYKFIFKDDKIYARDGSESGAEEFIRVVKKITSEFRAKIAEHSAQLESYEKIYAGKRDFTKFIKKHAVLKYEIRKFQNKISHFYEALAICQNERPELKKQLKNYVYEAGVLKNAACENAARIDDIYAHIQSLKNDKINRNIYILTLLSALFLPLNLITGFFGMNTNGMFLNGFQNGTAIVAGSMLALFATLAGLFYFLGKRRE
- the tgt gene encoding tRNA guanosine(34) transglycosylase Tgt; the encoded protein is MTFSIDKTDGAARAGTLITAHSTIKTPVFMPVGTVGVVKSLDAVDMMQILGAQIILGNTYHLYLRPSSKVVKELGGLHGFTKFNHSFLTDSGGFQAFSLSKISKPDENGIKFKSHIDGSAHYFTPRSVLDTQYDLNSDIMMILDDLVALPAEKKRVELSIKRTIKWAREAIDYHKFKQSKGEGLTQNIFGIIQGGTDEAARKFCAEALCEMPFDGLAIGGLSVGESNQEMYDTVQGVMPYIDAARPRYLMGVGTPEDLVENAARGVDMFDCVMPTRNARNGTLFTSFGKINIKSAKFATDRAPIDPQCNCYACQNYSRAYLSHLYRAGELTFFRLASLHNLQYYLNLMKQMREAIIAGEFEKFRRNFYAKRGKDAPSI